The Nodosilinea sp. PGN35 DNA segment AGCAGCTGGAGCAAAATCGCCACCGAACTCGAGAAAAACGTCAAAAAATTGCCAAAAACCGTAGACCCAATCGACGCCGCCTGGCGCAGCAGATCGGGCAGGGCCGGAATCACCCGCAAATCCTGTTCGGGAAACCAGTCGGGCGGGTTGGTCTGGAAGGCCTCAAACCAGGTGCCCAGCTGTTCGAACCCCTTGGGCGTGAGCAGCAGCAGCTGTTGAAACTGGCTGACAAACAGGGGCAGTACCAGACCCAAAAAAATGAACGTACCCAGCAGCACCAGGGCCGCCGTCACCAGCACGGAGCGATTGCGAGGCCAGCCGTATACCCGCGAGAACAGCCGCACCAGGCTATTTAGGGCAATGGTGATCACCACCGCCGCAAACATGAGTAAAACAATCTGGCGAAACTGCCACACAATAATCAGGGCAATGCCCAGGGCAACCAGATTTATCCAGTCGATCAGCTTCACAGCGGTGGCACCTTACACAGTTAACGCGGCCCGTGACCAAATTGTAGCCGGGCCGGGGGACGGCGAAGTTTAGGATCCTGGCTCGGGCTGGTATGCTGGGAGTTTACTGTAGTTTTACCGGGTGTTATGGTAGCCCCAATTCCAGCCTCCCTCCGCGACCAGCAGCACCCGATGATTCGGAGCCTGGCCGATCGCATTGAAGCCACCTGGCAGCAGCATCTCGAGCTATCCCCCTACCGCCTGCCAGAGGATCTCGGCTACATTGAGGGCCGACTGGAGGGCGAGCGGCTCACCATCGAAAACCACTGCTACCAGACCCCCCAGTTTCGCAAGCTGCACCTGGAGCTGGCCCGCGTCGGCAACAATCTGGATATTCTGCACTGCGTCATGTTTCCCCGGCCCGAGTACGCCCTGCCCATGTTTGGCTGCGACCTGGTGGGCGGACGCGGCCAGATCAGCGCCGCCATTGTCGATCTCTCCCCCGTAGGCAGTGCCCTGCCCGAGGGCTACACTGCGGCCCTGGAGGCTCTGCCAGCCCAAAGCTTTGCCGAAGAGCGCGACCTGCCGGGCTGGGGCACAATTTTTTCGCCCTACTGCCGGTTCATTCGCCCGGCGAGCCCCGCCGAAGAGACCGCCTTTGTCGATCGGATTGTCGCCTACCTGGCCCTGCACTGCCGGCAGGCAACCGTCACCCCGGCCACCCCGGCCCAGCTTGAGCACATTCTGGCGGGCCAGCGCCACTACTGCCAGCAGCAGCAAAAGAACGACAAAACCCGGCGGGTGCTAGAAAAAGCCTTTGGCGACGCCTGGGCCGAACGCTACATGACCACAGTGCTGTTCGATCTGCCGACGGTATAAAATCATCTGGAATTCAGGCCATTCAAAGTCTCTAGGTTCACTAGAATAGAAAATCTTAGCTATACCACTGCCGCCATGACCGTCAGCACCCCAACCCCGCTAGACACCCTCAGCCCAGAGACCCTCAGCCTGGAAACCGCCGCCGAACTTACCCCGCGCCGGGGTCGGCTGATTGTGTTTACAGGCCCCAGCGGGGTGGGCAAAGGTACCCTGCTGCAGGCGCTGCGCCACCGCTATCCGGCGCTCAAGCTGTCGGTGTCGGCCACCACGCGATCGCCCCGCCCCGGTGAGGTCAACGGCCAGGACTACTACTTCGTCAGCCGCGACGAATTCCACGCCATGGTTGAGCAGGGGGAACTGCTGGAGTGGGCCGAGTTTGCGGGCAACCTCTACGGCACCCCCAAAACCCCAGTCTTAAGGGAGATTGAGGCCGGTCAGTGGGTGATTTTAGAAATTGAGCTGGCGGGTGCTCGCCAGGTGCGTGAGACCTTCCCCAACGCCCTCCAGCTGTTTGTGCTGCCCCCCTCCCTAGAAGAGCTAGAGAGCCGCATTCGCCTGCGGGGTAAAGATGCCGACGATGCGATCGCCCGACGGCTCCAGCGGGCCCTCGTCGAAATTGACGCCGCCTCTGAGTTTGACGAGCAAATCGTCAACGACGACCTAGAAGTAGCGCTTCAGCAGCTTGAGAACGCCATCTTTAAGGACTAATACCAGATTCGACTCCCAATACTCCGCCTCGAAACCGATACCCGTTAGGGGCATTGCGGTGCAATGCCCCTACGAATTGGGGATATACAGACAGGATTTGATATAAGTTCTTGCTGCTCTATTCGGCGATCGCCGCTGAGGCCAGGGCCTGGCGGATGGATTCAATGCGTTTGCGGTTGGCTCCCAGGTCAGACTGGCCCAGGCGCGAGGCCGATCGCACGTGGATCACCGACTCCGATGGGTCGAGGTAAAACTCCACGTCATCCACAAAGCCCATCAGCTTGCTGGCGAACTCGGCGTAGAGGTAGCGATCGGTTTTTTCGACAACAGTGGTGCGAGGCATGGCGTTGACCACCGCCTCGAGCAGGGCCATGGCCTGGGCCGGGTCATCGCTGTAGGCCAAAGGAGCGATGCCATGCTCGGCATCGGCTGCGCCCTGGCTGATCACGCAGTTGGGAGACTGCGGACAGGGGGTCAGTTTGCCGTCTTTGACCCCCAGATTTGCGGGGCGCTGGCCCGCCAAATTGCCCACAAACGGCAGTACTCCCATCGGGCCATCCTCCAAAGAAACAGCAGCGCTGGGGTACCCATAGCCCAGCAGCGTCATCGTAACTAGAGCAACTCCGACCACCAGAC contains these protein-coding regions:
- a CDS encoding phycocyanobilin:ferredoxin oxidoreductase, which produces MVAPIPASLRDQQHPMIRSLADRIEATWQQHLELSPYRLPEDLGYIEGRLEGERLTIENHCYQTPQFRKLHLELARVGNNLDILHCVMFPRPEYALPMFGCDLVGGRGQISAAIVDLSPVGSALPEGYTAALEALPAQSFAEERDLPGWGTIFSPYCRFIRPASPAEETAFVDRIVAYLALHCRQATVTPATPAQLEHILAGQRHYCQQQQKNDKTRRVLEKAFGDAWAERYMTTVLFDLPTV
- the gmk gene encoding guanylate kinase — translated: MTVSTPTPLDTLSPETLSLETAAELTPRRGRLIVFTGPSGVGKGTLLQALRHRYPALKLSVSATTRSPRPGEVNGQDYYFVSRDEFHAMVEQGELLEWAEFAGNLYGTPKTPVLREIEAGQWVILEIELAGARQVRETFPNALQLFVLPPSLEELESRIRLRGKDADDAIARRLQRALVEIDAASEFDEQIVNDDLEVALQQLENAIFKD
- a CDS encoding DUF1499 domain-containing protein → MGVLPFVGNLAGQRPANLGVKDGKLTPCPQSPNCVISQGAADAEHGIAPLAYSDDPAQAMALLEAVVNAMPRTTVVEKTDRYLYAEFASKLMGFVDDVEFYLDPSESVIHVRSASRLGQSDLGANRKRIESIRQALASAAIAE